Proteins from one Pseudomonas bijieensis genomic window:
- a CDS encoding response regulator transcription factor, producing MNSVFIVDDHPVIRLAVRMLLEHEGYKVVGETDNGVDAMQMVRECMPDLVILDISIPKLDGLEILSRFNAMTTPLKTLVLTAQSPTLFGIRCMQSGASGYVCKQEDLSELVSAIKAVLSGYNYFPSQALNPVRPDDPRSIELDLFKSVNDRELMVLQLFAQGRTNKEIAKGMFLSNKTVSTYKKRLMQKLKVKSLVELIEMAKRNALV from the coding sequence ATGAACTCCGTTTTCATTGTCGACGATCATCCGGTCATCCGCCTCGCCGTTCGCATGCTTCTGGAGCATGAGGGCTATAAGGTCGTAGGAGAAACTGACAACGGCGTCGACGCGATGCAAATGGTGCGCGAATGCATGCCAGACCTGGTTATCCTGGACATCAGCATTCCCAAACTCGATGGACTGGAAATCCTTTCGCGCTTCAACGCCATGACGACTCCGCTCAAGACGCTGGTGCTCACGGCCCAGTCGCCGACGCTCTTCGGCATTCGATGCATGCAATCCGGTGCCTCTGGTTACGTTTGCAAACAAGAAGACCTCAGCGAACTTGTCAGCGCGATCAAAGCGGTATTGTCCGGCTATAACTATTTCCCCAGCCAGGCGCTGAATCCGGTGCGCCCGGATGATCCACGCAGTATCGAGCTGGACCTTTTCAAAAGTGTCAATGATCGGGAACTGATGGTGCTGCAACTTTTTGCACAGGGACGTACCAACAAGGAAATAGCCAAGGGAATGTTTCTCAGCAATAAGACCGTCAGTACTTATAAGAAACGGCTGATGCAGAAACTCAAGGTCAAGTCCCTGGTCGAGTTGATTGAAATGGCGAAGCGCAACGCGCTGGTGTGA
- a CDS encoding deoxyguanosinetriphosphate triphosphohydrolase: MDWHTLLTRERLGKPLHSPQELGRSPFHKDHDRIIFSGAFRRLGRKTQVHPVSSNDHIHTRLTHSLEVSCVGRSLGMRVGETIRSALPDWCEPSDLGMVVQSACLAHDIGNPPFGHSGEDAIRYWFQQAAGRGWLDAMSEAERNDFLNFEGNAQGFRVLTQLEYHQFDGGTRLTYATLGTYLKYPWTARHADSLGYKKHKFGCYQSELPLLEQIAHKLGLPQIEDQRWARHPLVYLMEAADDICYALIDLEDGVEMDLLEYPQVESLLLDLVGDDLPDTYRQLGPLDSRRRKLAILRGKAIEHLTNAAARAFVEQQEALLAGTLPGDLVEHMHGPAKRCVLNAKDMARRKIFQDKRKTLHEIGAYTTLEILLNGFCGAALEQHGGRTPSFKNRRILDLLGNNAPDPNGPLHGAFLRMIDFIAGMTDSYASEMAQEMTGRTRQ; this comes from the coding sequence TTGGATTGGCACACCCTGCTGACTCGCGAACGCCTCGGAAAACCGCTGCACAGTCCGCAAGAGCTGGGCCGCAGTCCCTTCCACAAGGACCACGACCGCATCATCTTTTCCGGCGCCTTCCGCCGTCTCGGACGCAAGACACAAGTGCATCCGGTCTCCAGCAACGACCACATCCACACACGCCTGACCCACTCCCTGGAAGTCAGTTGCGTCGGGCGTTCCCTGGGCATGCGCGTGGGAGAAACCATTCGCAGTGCCCTGCCTGACTGGTGTGAGCCCAGCGACCTGGGCATGGTCGTGCAATCGGCCTGCCTGGCCCACGACATCGGCAACCCACCGTTCGGTCATTCCGGCGAGGACGCTATTCGTTATTGGTTCCAGCAGGCCGCCGGCCGTGGTTGGCTTGATGCCATGAGCGAAGCCGAGCGCAACGACTTCCTCAACTTCGAAGGCAACGCCCAGGGATTCCGCGTCCTCACGCAGCTTGAATACCATCAGTTCGACGGCGGGACCCGGCTGACCTACGCCACCCTCGGCACCTATTTGAAATACCCCTGGACCGCCCGCCACGCCGACTCGCTGGGTTACAAGAAACACAAGTTCGGTTGCTACCAGAGCGAACTGCCGCTGTTGGAGCAGATTGCCCACAAGCTCGGCCTGCCACAGATCGAGGACCAACGCTGGGCGCGGCATCCCCTGGTGTACCTGATGGAAGCCGCCGATGACATCTGCTACGCGCTGATCGACCTGGAAGACGGCGTGGAGATGGATCTTCTGGAATACCCGCAGGTGGAGTCGCTGCTCCTGGACCTGGTGGGCGACGATCTTCCGGACACCTACCGGCAGCTTGGGCCACTGGATTCGCGGCGGCGCAAACTGGCGATCCTGCGGGGCAAGGCCATCGAACACCTGACCAACGCCGCCGCCCGGGCTTTTGTCGAACAGCAGGAAGCGCTGCTTGCCGGCACGCTGCCAGGGGATCTGGTGGAGCATATGCATGGCCCGGCAAAACGCTGCGTGTTGAATGCCAAGGACATGGCGCGGCGGAAAATTTTCCAGGACAAGCGCAAGACCCTGCATGAAATCGGCGCCTACACCACGCTGGAAATCCTGCTCAACGGATTCTGCGGAGCCGCCCTCGAACAGCACGGTGGCCGCACGCCTTCGTTCAAGAACCGTCGCATTCTCGACCTGCTGGGGAATAACGCGCCGGATCCCAACGGCCCCTTGCATGGCGCTTTCCTACGCATGATCGATTTCATCGCCGGGATGACCGACAGCTACGCCAGCGAAATGGCTCAGGAGATGACAGGCCGCACGCGCCAATAA
- a CDS encoding YqjD family protein, giving the protein MARTQAKTAQEILMEDFQTLVSDTERLLDHTATLAGDQADALRSQIHETLLRARETLKLTEDSMRERGQAAVVATEEYVQANPWQSVGIAAGVGFLIGLLATRR; this is encoded by the coding sequence ATGGCCAGAACCCAGGCAAAGACTGCTCAAGAAATCCTGATGGAAGATTTCCAGACGCTGGTCAGCGACACGGAGCGGTTGCTCGATCACACCGCGACGCTGGCAGGCGATCAAGCCGATGCACTGCGCAGCCAGATCCACGAAACCCTCTTGCGCGCCCGCGAAACACTAAAGCTGACGGAAGATTCCATGCGTGAACGCGGCCAGGCTGCCGTGGTCGCCACCGAGGAATACGTACAGGCCAACCCTTGGCAATCGGTAGGCATTGCCGCGGGCGTTGGCTTTCTGATTGGTTTGCTGGCGACACGGCGCTGA
- a CDS encoding transporter substrate-binding domain-containing protein has translation MLRRLSECLLLISAALYTGVLAAAPDTPERYTLLGRSSMTHTEIKLDDVQRAWLQDRQNLVLGTSAPDYPPFDLSTSGRDYEGLTADYADIIAKATGLPISVLRFGSREAAMAALMEGQIDMLGTANGFEARNPDIVLSTPYAVDQPVLVTRTNESRSLTDDLEGLRLSMVYHYLPLQEIEKLYPKALITTYPSYQNAINAVAFGQADVFLGDTLSTHYMINNGYLGNIRMASFGKHESHGFGFAVRRSDTRLLDVINATLNQVPIAEQAAISKRWSAGSDLYLTDHRIQLTEREQRWLAKHPVVRVAVNETSAPFTFFDSDGDFRGISADLLELIRLRTGLRLDIQRRQNDSEMIAAVLNDQADMIAALLPSNERQLQLKFSRPYITSSFVLLTRKQSDTPTTLDQFGHASLAIAKGNPVIEWLRNQYPSIQIIETDGPLRAVEMLAHGQVDGSVNSQVMANYFIASHVLRDRLQISSTVGTQQAMFALATAKNATELNAILDKALTSIDPDELGVINNRWRGYVSPSEHTWRTYNRLFFQIVAGVGLLLLLSLAWNAYMQRQIRQRQRAELALNDQLEFMHSLLNGTPHPIYVRDHNGILQSCNDSYLQAFAAKREDVIGKSLMPGSMSNAFEAQEYQADYQRVMAEGTALIVDRPLHIGDRKLTIYHWILPYRNSAGEVQGIIGGWIDISERRQLFEELRASKQQADDANRAKSTFLATMSHEIRTPMNAVIGMLELALKHADKGHVDRSTIEVAYESASGMLELIGDILDIARIESGHLSLAPERVNLRALLQSVIRVFEGVARQKNLALTLQFDTAEGNPDVLIDPLRFKQVLSNLISNALKFTEQGQVLIKVRLSPTDRDDVLQMHLEVNDSGIGISPADLQRLFEPFAQVDNSGRMARTGAGLGLVISRNLCRMMGGSLHMNSQPGTGTQVRICLHLNILPPTNACAALEPAIETAEAALNVLVVDDHPANRLLMSQQLEYLGHHYQVAYDGAHGLKVWQDGHFDLVIADCNMPIMSGYDLARSIRRNESEQQRPPCTVLGFTANAQPEEKQRCQDAGMDDCLFKPISLSALSQWIKAVKPAGHPAIFSVQSLQALTGGDPSSNRRLLAELLSSSRSDRQELLGVAHGTNRQALTETAHKIKGVARIVQATSLIQRCEALEQACQQAQAPERISACADALDRAMSELERALETEIAKAK, from the coding sequence ATGCTCAGACGCCTATCGGAATGCCTCTTGCTGATCAGCGCAGCGTTATATACGGGAGTACTCGCGGCGGCACCGGATACGCCCGAGCGATACACGCTGCTGGGTCGTTCCTCCATGACCCATACCGAGATCAAGCTCGATGATGTTCAGCGCGCCTGGCTACAGGATCGACAGAACCTGGTCCTGGGAACTTCCGCCCCGGATTACCCGCCCTTCGACCTCTCCACCAGTGGACGCGACTACGAGGGCCTGACCGCCGATTATGCCGATATCATCGCCAAGGCCACCGGCCTGCCCATCAGCGTCCTGCGCTTTGGTTCCCGCGAGGCGGCCATGGCCGCACTCATGGAGGGGCAAATCGATATGCTTGGCACCGCCAACGGTTTCGAAGCCCGCAACCCCGACATCGTGCTGTCGACGCCGTACGCCGTGGACCAACCCGTTCTCGTCACCCGAACGAATGAAAGCCGATCCCTGACCGACGATCTCGAGGGGTTGCGGCTGAGCATGGTCTATCACTACCTGCCGCTACAGGAAATTGAAAAACTCTACCCCAAGGCACTCATCACCACCTACCCTTCCTACCAGAACGCCATCAACGCCGTCGCCTTCGGCCAGGCCGATGTATTTCTCGGCGATACCCTTTCCACCCATTACATGATCAACAATGGATACTTGGGCAATATCCGCATGGCCAGCTTCGGCAAGCATGAATCCCACGGGTTCGGGTTCGCCGTACGACGCAGCGATACCCGCTTGCTGGACGTCATCAACGCTACGTTGAACCAGGTCCCCATTGCCGAGCAGGCAGCCATCTCCAAGCGCTGGAGCGCAGGTAGCGACCTGTACCTCACGGACCACAGGATACAACTGACCGAACGCGAGCAACGCTGGCTGGCGAAGCATCCGGTGGTCCGGGTGGCGGTGAACGAAACGTCCGCACCCTTCACCTTCTTCGATTCTGACGGCGACTTTCGCGGCATCAGTGCCGATCTGCTGGAACTGATCCGGCTGCGCACCGGCCTGCGCCTGGACATCCAGCGCCGCCAGAACGACAGCGAAATGATTGCTGCGGTCCTGAACGATCAAGCCGACATGATCGCTGCACTGTTGCCCAGCAATGAACGACAACTCCAACTGAAATTCAGTCGCCCCTACATCACCAGTTCATTCGTCCTGCTGACCCGCAAACAGTCCGATACGCCCACGACACTCGATCAGTTCGGCCACGCAAGCCTGGCAATCGCCAAAGGCAACCCGGTCATTGAATGGTTACGCAACCAGTACCCGAGCATCCAAATCATCGAAACGGACGGCCCCTTGCGCGCCGTGGAAATGCTCGCCCATGGCCAGGTCGACGGCAGCGTGAACTCACAAGTGATGGCCAACTATTTCATCGCCTCCCACGTGTTGCGGGACAGGTTGCAAATCAGCAGCACGGTGGGCACCCAACAGGCCATGTTCGCGCTGGCCACGGCGAAAAACGCCACCGAGTTGAATGCCATTCTCGACAAGGCCCTGACCAGCATCGACCCCGACGAACTGGGCGTCATCAACAACCGTTGGCGCGGTTATGTCTCACCCTCGGAACACACCTGGCGCACCTACAACCGTCTGTTCTTCCAGATCGTCGCGGGCGTCGGCCTGTTGCTGCTGCTTTCCCTGGCGTGGAACGCCTACATGCAGCGCCAGATCAGGCAACGCCAGCGGGCGGAACTGGCCCTCAATGATCAACTCGAGTTCATGCATTCGCTGCTCAACGGCACCCCTCATCCCATCTACGTAAGGGATCACAACGGCATCCTGCAAAGTTGCAACGACAGTTACCTGCAAGCGTTCGCCGCAAAACGCGAAGACGTCATTGGCAAGAGCCTGATGCCGGGCTCCATGAGCAACGCCTTCGAAGCGCAGGAGTACCAGGCGGACTACCAGCGCGTCATGGCCGAAGGCACCGCCCTGATCGTGGATCGTCCCCTGCACATCGGGGACAGGAAACTGACGATCTATCACTGGATCCTGCCCTACCGAAACTCCGCCGGCGAAGTGCAAGGCATCATCGGTGGCTGGATCGACATCAGTGAACGGCGCCAGCTGTTCGAGGAACTGCGCGCGTCCAAGCAACAGGCCGATGACGCCAACCGCGCCAAAAGCACGTTCCTGGCGACCATGAGCCATGAAATCCGCACCCCCATGAACGCGGTGATCGGCATGCTCGAACTGGCCCTCAAACACGCCGACAAGGGCCACGTCGACCGCTCGACCATCGAAGTCGCGTACGAGTCGGCCTCCGGCATGCTCGAGCTGATAGGCGATATCCTGGACATCGCGCGTATCGAATCAGGCCATCTGAGCCTGGCCCCCGAACGAGTCAACCTCAGGGCCCTGCTGCAATCGGTGATACGGGTATTCGAGGGCGTGGCCCGGCAGAAAAACCTGGCGTTGACGCTGCAATTCGACACTGCCGAGGGTAACCCTGACGTATTGATCGACCCGTTGCGATTCAAGCAGGTGCTGTCGAACCTGATCAGCAATGCCCTCAAATTCACCGAGCAGGGCCAGGTTCTGATCAAGGTCCGGCTGTCTCCAACCGACCGGGACGACGTGCTGCAAATGCACCTGGAGGTCAACGACAGCGGCATCGGCATCAGCCCGGCGGACCTGCAACGTTTGTTCGAGCCTTTTGCCCAGGTCGACAATAGCGGCCGGATGGCCCGTACGGGTGCGGGACTGGGGCTGGTGATCAGTCGCAACCTGTGCCGGATGATGGGCGGCAGCCTGCACATGAACAGCCAGCCCGGCACCGGAACCCAGGTCCGGATCTGCCTGCACCTGAACATCCTGCCGCCGACAAACGCTTGCGCTGCGCTTGAGCCGGCCATCGAAACGGCCGAAGCCGCCTTGAATGTGCTGGTCGTGGACGATCATCCGGCCAACCGCCTGCTGATGTCGCAGCAACTGGAGTATCTGGGTCACCACTACCAGGTCGCCTACGATGGTGCGCATGGGCTCAAGGTTTGGCAGGATGGGCATTTCGATCTGGTCATCGCCGATTGCAACATGCCCATCATGAGCGGCTACGATCTGGCCCGGTCGATTCGTCGCAACGAGTCCGAGCAGCAACGGCCGCCCTGCACCGTCCTGGGCTTCACGGCCAATGCCCAACCGGAGGAAAAACAACGCTGCCAGGACGCTGGAATGGACGATTGCCTGTTCAAGCCGATCAGCCTGAGCGCCTTGAGCCAATGGATCAAGGCGGTCAAACCCGCCGGCCACCCCGCGATTTTCAGCGTACAAAGCCTACAGGCATTGACTGGCGGCGACCCTTCGTCCAACCGGCGCCTGTTGGCCGAACTGCTCAGTAGCAGCCGCTCGGACCGCCAGGAGTTGCTGGGCGTCGCCCACGGCACAAACCGGCAAGCATTGACTGAAACGGCACACAAGATAAAAGGCGTCGCCCGCATCGTCCAGGCGACCTCGCTGATCCAGCGGTGCGAGGCTTTGGAACAGGCTTGTCAGCAGGCACAGGCGCCTGAGCGAATCAGCGCTTGCGCCGACGCCCTCGACCGCGCCATGAGCGAACTGGAGCGGGCCCTGGAAACGGAGATCGCCAAGGCAAAATAA
- a CDS encoding phage holin family protein: protein MGIDESGSSEAGTQPTARRLGAAFLGLLHSHVELFGMELQEQKARTVSLLLFAGLALVFGLLLLVGLSALVLILVWDTYRLAGIIGLCLFYLLAALFCGLRLKAAIYDESSPFNATLEELANDRERLLP, encoded by the coding sequence ATGGGTATCGACGAATCCGGCTCGTCCGAAGCGGGCACCCAACCGACTGCACGCCGCCTCGGCGCGGCGTTTCTTGGCTTGTTGCACAGCCACGTCGAATTGTTCGGCATGGAGCTGCAGGAACAGAAGGCACGCACCGTCAGCCTCCTGCTGTTCGCCGGCTTGGCGCTGGTGTTCGGCTTGCTGCTGTTGGTCGGGCTTTCGGCGTTGGTACTGATCCTGGTATGGGACACCTATCGCCTGGCGGGCATTATCGGCCTGTGCCTGTTCTATCTGCTGGCGGCGCTGTTCTGCGGTCTGCGGCTCAAGGCAGCGATCTATGACGAGTCCTCCCCTTTCAACGCCACCCTCGAAGAATTGGCCAATGACCGGGAGCGCCTGCTGCCATGA
- a CDS encoding ammonium transporter, which produces MENMQSAVDSLVHSSNTLFILLGAVMVLAMHAGFAFLEVGTVRQKNQVNALSKILSDFAVSTLAYFFIGYWISYGVTFLQPAAALSTDHGYSLVKFFFLLTFAAAIPAIISGGIAERARFAPQLCATVLIVAFVYPFFEGLVWNGNLGLQAWLQARFGASFHDFAGSVVVHAMGGWLALAAVLLLGPRNGRYRDGRLVAFAPSSIPFLALGSWILIVGWFGFNVMSAQTLPGVSGLVAVNSLMAMVGGTVAALIVGRNDPGFLHNGPLAGLVAVCAGSDLMHPVGALATGAIAGALFVWCFTAAQGKWKIDDVLGVWPLHGLCGVWGGIACGIFGQTALGGLGGVSLISQLFGTVLGVVVALAGGFAVYGVIKAVLGLRLTQEEEYYGADLSIHKIGAVSQD; this is translated from the coding sequence ATGGAAAATATGCAAAGTGCCGTGGACAGTCTGGTCCACAGCTCCAACACGCTGTTCATCCTGCTTGGCGCAGTCATGGTTCTGGCCATGCATGCCGGCTTTGCGTTCCTTGAAGTGGGAACGGTCCGACAAAAGAACCAAGTCAATGCGCTGTCGAAAATCCTCAGCGATTTCGCGGTCTCGACCCTGGCCTATTTCTTCATAGGCTATTGGATTTCCTACGGTGTGACTTTCCTGCAACCGGCGGCGGCGCTCAGTACCGATCATGGCTACAGCCTGGTGAAGTTCTTCTTCCTGCTGACCTTTGCCGCCGCGATCCCAGCCATCATCTCCGGCGGTATTGCCGAGCGTGCGCGGTTCGCACCGCAGTTGTGTGCCACGGTGCTGATCGTGGCGTTTGTCTATCCGTTTTTCGAAGGCTTGGTCTGGAACGGCAATTTGGGTCTGCAAGCCTGGCTGCAAGCCCGGTTCGGCGCCAGTTTCCATGACTTCGCCGGCTCCGTGGTGGTGCATGCCATGGGCGGCTGGCTGGCGCTGGCTGCCGTGCTCTTGCTGGGGCCGCGTAACGGCCGCTACCGGGACGGTCGCCTGGTGGCATTCGCGCCTTCGAGCATTCCATTCCTGGCCTTGGGTTCGTGGATCCTGATTGTCGGCTGGTTCGGTTTCAACGTGATGAGCGCCCAGACCTTGCCCGGGGTGAGCGGGCTGGTGGCAGTCAATTCGTTGATGGCCATGGTGGGCGGTACCGTGGCGGCATTGATTGTCGGGCGCAATGACCCAGGTTTCCTGCACAACGGCCCGCTGGCCGGGTTGGTGGCCGTCTGTGCCGGTTCCGACCTGATGCACCCGGTCGGTGCGCTGGCCACCGGTGCCATTGCCGGTGCCTTGTTTGTCTGGTGCTTCACTGCGGCCCAGGGCAAGTGGAAGATCGACGATGTGCTCGGCGTCTGGCCATTGCACGGATTGTGCGGGGTCTGGGGCGGTATTGCCTGTGGCATCTTTGGCCAGACTGCCCTGGGTGGCCTGGGTGGGGTCAGCCTGATCAGCCAGTTGTTCGGCACGGTGCTGGGTGTTGTCGTCGCCCTGGCCGGAGGCTTTGCGGTCTATGGGGTGATCAAGGCTGTGCTGGGGCTGCGCCTGACCCAGGAAGAAGAGTATTACGGCGCCGACCTGTCGATTCACAAGATCGGCGCGGTCAGCCAGGACTGA